From a single Micromonospora sp. WMMD1102 genomic region:
- a CDS encoding transcriptional regulator produces the protein MRFRILGPLSVEIAGAPLRIRSARVSALLATLLLEANRTVPTERLIEAVWGWHAPATARTQLTIVVSQLRRLLARAGVPRPVVFTETAGYRLAATADELDVLLFERYVADADRAASTGRPAEAVSRYRCALDLWRGPVLAGVQGQLVSTAGTLLTERQAAIRARCIDLELALGRHADLVTELVGLAAADPFNERFRENLVLAFYRCGRVTEALAAYQDYRQRLADEVGIEPGPRLAALHRQILNRDPALDPSATATATEAMPTRVDVAPTSPETVPKELPAAVAAAGGGTESNRPGRRPGGPPARRRVAGRPTRRSGGTPRRPAGQPGGPAHRRPSGRDGTAEQPSAHSDRDGTAEQPSAHSDRHAMVGQPSAHSDRHAMVGQPSAHSDWDATAEYSGEPPAPVPAAADGQAGGGRPGTPWQLPSAVADFVGRETELARIRAALDGDSGRTGPALVVVAGLPGVGKTALAIRAGWDAGPDHPDGCLYAELVDDRGGPVDPYEVLGGFLRALGVPEGSVPVGRTERRDLYRSLVARRRLLVLLDGAVDESQVRPLLPTGPASATLLTARHPLTGLDGAHLLTLDVLPVEPAVRLLTAMLPDRVADDVPAAHRVVQLCDRLPSAIRVTGGRLAAGRDGSLSQAAERLADGTRRLDVLADGARDVRRGLAGAYRRLATGPATLLRRLGTLPVAEFPGWLAVPLLDTDRGTAEQALAELTGAGLVRAVPDRRTGLARYRMPELVRLYAQERVAVDDPPPTRGTAHRRAYWWLLDLALRADGQLPDQVFPAGALGLPEGFGPYAGILRAVDADPLGWLTAERHLVVGAAGQAAALGDTELAWRLAVAPTNFLHQRRLTGLWQRAVDHARTALRGNGGSHRARALLSLGNALLLLSRAESAAAWTSARTAQQLFDELGDRDRAAACATVQWLAEQHNTPVGNLGQERLVVPYGTDEPAAPARSRGTLRGVIRRIGVPPRATPVLCPADQPEPPRRSAASLATPRRTPVPRASEVVTVLPGRFRPPDPALPRGA, from the coding sequence ATGCGGTTCAGAATCCTGGGTCCCCTGTCGGTCGAGATCGCCGGTGCCCCGCTCCGGATCCGGAGCGCCCGGGTCTCGGCGCTGCTGGCGACCCTGCTCCTGGAGGCCAACCGGACGGTGCCGACCGAGCGCCTGATCGAGGCGGTGTGGGGCTGGCACGCCCCGGCGACGGCCCGGACCCAGTTGACCATCGTGGTGTCCCAGCTCCGCCGGCTGCTCGCCAGGGCCGGCGTACCCCGACCGGTGGTGTTCACCGAGACCGCCGGCTACCGGCTCGCCGCGACCGCCGACGAACTCGACGTACTGCTGTTCGAGCGGTACGTCGCCGACGCCGACCGGGCGGCCTCGACCGGCCGACCCGCCGAGGCGGTCAGCCGGTACCGCTGCGCCCTCGACCTGTGGCGCGGGCCGGTGCTGGCCGGCGTACAGGGCCAGCTGGTCAGTACGGCGGGCACCCTGCTGACCGAGCGGCAGGCCGCGATCCGGGCCCGCTGCATCGACCTCGAACTCGCCCTCGGCCGGCACGCCGACCTGGTCACCGAACTGGTCGGGCTGGCCGCCGCCGACCCGTTCAACGAACGCTTCCGGGAGAACCTGGTCCTCGCGTTCTACCGCTGCGGTCGGGTGACCGAGGCGCTGGCCGCCTACCAGGACTACCGGCAGCGGCTGGCCGACGAGGTCGGCATCGAGCCCGGTCCGCGACTGGCGGCACTACACCGCCAGATCCTCAACCGCGACCCCGCGCTCGACCCTTCCGCCACGGCCACGGCCACGGAAGCGATGCCGACCCGCGTAGACGTGGCGCCGACCAGCCCCGAGACGGTGCCGAAGGAGCTGCCGGCGGCGGTGGCAGCGGCCGGGGGTGGTACCGAGTCGAACCGGCCGGGACGCCGCCCCGGCGGTCCACCGGCCCGCCGCCGGGTCGCCGGCCGACCGACGCGCCGATCGGGCGGGACGCCGCGACGACCGGCCGGGCAACCGGGCGGCCCGGCCCACCGTCGACCCAGCGGCCGGGACGGGACGGCCGAGCAGCCGTCCGCGCACAGCGACCGGGACGGGACGGCCGAGCAGCCGTCCGCGCACAGCGACCGACACGCGATGGTCGGGCAGCCGTCCGCGCACAGCGACCGACACGCGATGGTCGGGCAGCCGTCCGCGCACAGCGACTGGGACGCGACAGCCGAGTACAGCGGCGAGCCGCCCGCTCCAGTCCCGGCGGCGGCGGACGGACAGGCGGGCGGCGGGCGGCCCGGGACGCCGTGGCAACTACCCTCGGCGGTGGCCGACTTCGTCGGGCGGGAGACGGAACTGGCCCGGATCCGAGCCGCTCTCGACGGCGACAGCGGCCGGACCGGACCGGCCCTGGTGGTGGTCGCCGGCCTGCCCGGGGTCGGCAAGACGGCGCTGGCGATCCGGGCGGGCTGGGACGCCGGCCCGGATCACCCGGACGGCTGCCTGTACGCCGAGCTCGTCGACGACCGGGGCGGGCCGGTGGACCCGTACGAGGTGCTCGGCGGCTTCCTCCGCGCCCTCGGCGTACCCGAAGGGTCGGTCCCGGTCGGGCGTACCGAGCGGCGCGACCTGTACCGGTCGCTGGTGGCCCGACGCCGGCTCCTGGTGCTGCTCGACGGTGCCGTCGACGAGAGTCAGGTACGCCCGCTGCTGCCCACCGGCCCGGCCTCGGCAACGCTGCTCACCGCCCGACACCCGCTGACCGGACTGGACGGCGCGCACCTGCTCACCCTCGACGTGCTGCCGGTCGAGCCGGCGGTCCGGCTGCTCACCGCGATGTTGCCGGACCGGGTCGCCGACGACGTTCCCGCCGCACACCGGGTGGTCCAGCTCTGCGACCGGCTCCCGTCGGCGATCCGGGTCACCGGAGGTCGGCTCGCGGCCGGCCGGGACGGGTCGCTGAGCCAGGCCGCCGAACGGCTCGCCGACGGCACGCGCCGGCTCGACGTGCTCGCCGACGGCGCCCGGGACGTTCGCCGGGGGCTGGCCGGGGCGTACCGGCGGCTGGCGACCGGGCCGGCGACCCTGCTGCGGCGGCTCGGCACACTGCCCGTGGCCGAGTTCCCGGGCTGGCTCGCCGTCCCGCTGCTGGACACCGATCGGGGCACCGCCGAGCAGGCACTCGCCGAACTGACCGGCGCCGGGCTGGTGCGTGCCGTTCCGGACCGCCGCACCGGGCTGGCCCGCTACCGGATGCCCGAACTGGTCCGGCTGTACGCCCAGGAGCGGGTCGCGGTCGACGATCCGCCACCGACCCGGGGCACGGCACACCGCCGGGCGTACTGGTGGCTGCTGGACCTGGCGCTGCGCGCCGACGGCCAGCTGCCCGACCAGGTCTTCCCGGCCGGCGCGCTGGGCCTGCCGGAGGGGTTCGGACCGTACGCCGGGATCCTGCGTGCCGTCGACGCCGATCCGCTGGGCTGGCTGACCGCCGAGCGGCACCTGGTGGTCGGTGCCGCCGGCCAGGCCGCCGCACTCGGCGACACCGAACTGGCCTGGCGGCTCGCCGTTGCCCCGACCAACTTCCTGCACCAGCGCCGGCTCACCGGACTCTGGCAGCGCGCCGTCGACCACGCGCGGACCGCGCTGCGGGGTAACGGCGGCAGCCACCGCGCCCGGGCCCTGCTGTCCCTCGGCAACGCGCTGCTGCTGCTCTCCCGGGCGGAGTCCGCCGCCGCCTGGACGTCCGCGCGGACCGCTCAGCAGCTCTTCGACGAGTTGGGTGACCGGGACCGGGCGGCGGCCTGCGCGACCGTCCAGTGGCTCGCCGAGCAGCACAACACCCCGGTCGGCAACCTGGGCCAGGAGCGGCTCGTCGTTCCGTACGGCACCGACGAGCCGGCCGCGCCGGCCCGGAGCCGGGGAACCCTGCGCGGCGTGATCCGGCGGATCGGTGTGCCGCCCAGGGCGACTCCGGTCCTCTGTCCCGCCGACCAGCCGGAGCCTCCGCGCCGGTCGGCCGCCAGCCTGGCCACGCCGCGCCGAACGCCGGTCCCGCGAGCGTCGGAGGTGGTGACGGTGTTGCCCGGCAGGTTCCGTCCGCCGGATCCCGCCCTCCCCCGCGGCGCCTGA
- a CDS encoding TIGR03557 family F420-dependent LLM class oxidoreductase: MVGVGYTLMCEQTGPKELVEYAVRAEQAGFDYLVISDHYYPWLAAQGHSPYAWSVLGAVAHATSRIKLMTYVTCPIRRYHPAVVAQKAATIGVMSDGRFTLSLGAGENLSEHVVGAWPYVHQRHEMLEEALQIIRPLLDGDNLSYSGNHFEVPEAYLWDRPAERVPIAVAASGPHSIELVTEYADALALDVPDAAVVKMYDERGGAGKPRYGQAAVCYGPDADECRKMAHELWRWAALNWSVKAELPGPESFVSASEAVRPEDVAELVPCGPDLDAHVEAYRKYVDAGFTDVAVVQIGADSQPMFLDWAERELLPRLREL; the protein is encoded by the coding sequence ATGGTCGGGGTGGGCTACACACTGATGTGTGAACAGACCGGGCCGAAGGAACTGGTCGAGTACGCGGTCCGGGCCGAACAGGCCGGCTTCGACTACCTGGTCATCTCGGACCACTACTACCCCTGGCTCGCCGCGCAGGGCCACTCCCCCTACGCCTGGTCGGTGCTCGGCGCGGTGGCGCACGCCACCTCGCGGATCAAGCTGATGACCTATGTGACCTGCCCGATCCGGCGCTACCACCCGGCCGTGGTGGCACAGAAGGCGGCGACGATCGGGGTGATGTCGGACGGCCGGTTCACCCTCTCGCTCGGCGCCGGGGAAAACCTCAGCGAGCACGTGGTGGGCGCCTGGCCGTACGTGCACCAGCGACACGAGATGCTGGAGGAGGCGTTGCAGATCATCCGGCCGCTGCTGGACGGGGACAACCTCTCCTACTCCGGCAACCACTTCGAGGTGCCCGAGGCGTACCTCTGGGACCGGCCGGCCGAGCGCGTCCCGATCGCCGTCGCGGCCTCCGGGCCGCACTCGATCGAGCTGGTCACCGAGTACGCCGACGCGCTCGCCCTCGACGTGCCGGACGCGGCGGTGGTCAAGATGTACGACGAACGCGGCGGCGCCGGCAAGCCCCGTTACGGGCAGGCGGCGGTCTGCTACGGACCGGACGCCGACGAGTGCCGCAAGATGGCGCACGAACTGTGGCGGTGGGCCGCCCTGAACTGGTCGGTCAAGGCCGAGCTGCCCGGACCCGAGTCCTTCGTCAGCGCCAGCGAGGCCGTCCGGCCCGAGGACGTGGCCGAACTCGTGCCCTGCGGCCCGGACCTGGACGCGCACGTCGAGGCGTACCGGAAGTACGTCGACGCCGGGTTCACCGACGTGGCGGTCGTGCAGATCGGCGCCGACAGCCAGCCGATGTTCCTGGACTGGGCCGAGCGCGAACTGCTGCCCCGACTCCGGGAGCTCTGA
- a CDS encoding M1 family metallopeptidase, with product MVICRRVGAALVATTVTLSLGAAPAPASATGHGHDHGHGGVGTPGTPGAPGVGDGYFPAAGNGGYDVLHYGLDIRYEPATRAFAGTATISARATARLSRFNLDLRGFDVRAVTVDGRAARYDRDGQELRISPRHALSRGERFTVVVRYDGTTGRPTDVEGALYGWVSTPDGSFVANEPDGASTWYPVNDHPTDKASYDFRLTVPAGKTAVANGELVGQRTRDGWTTFVWRARDPMASYLSTASVGDYDLRRSTGPRGLPIIDAIDRDLGPEAADGLARTREMIAYFTDLFGRYPFTSYGAIVDDDEDAGYALETQTRPMYSGPPGEGTVAHELAHQWYGNSVSPARWQEIWLNEGFASYAEWLWEEHTGGRTAQARFDTFYARPETASFWNPPPGDPGATNLFAGSVYTKGAMTLHALRTKIGDRAFFALLRAWYAANRNDTVTTADFVRLAEQVSRRQLDAFFQTWLYTPGKPAVW from the coding sequence ATGGTGATCTGTCGGCGGGTCGGTGCCGCGCTGGTGGCGACGACCGTCACGCTCTCGCTCGGCGCCGCACCCGCGCCCGCGTCCGCCACCGGGCACGGGCACGACCACGGGCACGGCGGTGTCGGCACCCCCGGCACGCCGGGCGCGCCGGGGGTCGGCGACGGCTACTTCCCGGCCGCCGGCAACGGTGGTTACGACGTGCTCCACTACGGACTCGACATCCGTTACGAGCCGGCCACCCGGGCGTTCGCCGGGACCGCCACGATCTCCGCCCGGGCCACCGCCCGGCTCTCCCGGTTCAACCTGGACCTGCGCGGCTTCGACGTGCGCGCGGTGACCGTGGACGGCCGGGCCGCCCGGTACGACCGGGACGGCCAGGAGCTGCGGATCTCGCCGAGACACGCCCTGTCCCGCGGCGAGCGGTTCACGGTGGTGGTCCGGTACGACGGCACCACCGGCCGGCCGACCGACGTCGAGGGCGCCCTCTACGGCTGGGTCTCCACTCCGGACGGCTCCTTTGTGGCCAACGAGCCCGACGGCGCGTCCACCTGGTACCCGGTGAACGACCACCCGACCGACAAGGCCAGCTACGACTTCCGGCTCACCGTGCCGGCCGGCAAGACGGCGGTGGCCAACGGCGAACTCGTCGGGCAGCGCACCAGGGACGGCTGGACGACGTTCGTCTGGCGGGCCCGCGACCCGATGGCGAGCTACCTCTCCACCGCCTCGGTCGGCGACTACGACCTGCGCCGCAGCACCGGCCCGCGCGGGCTGCCGATCATCGACGCGATCGACCGGGACCTCGGGCCGGAGGCCGCCGACGGGCTGGCCCGGACCCGGGAGATGATCGCGTACTTCACCGACCTGTTCGGCCGGTACCCGTTCACCTCGTACGGTGCGATCGTCGACGACGACGAAGACGCCGGGTACGCCCTGGAGACGCAGACTCGGCCGATGTACTCCGGCCCGCCGGGCGAGGGCACGGTGGCGCACGAGCTGGCCCACCAGTGGTACGGCAACAGCGTCAGCCCGGCGCGCTGGCAGGAGATCTGGCTGAACGAGGGCTTCGCCAGTTACGCCGAGTGGCTGTGGGAGGAGCACACCGGCGGACGTACCGCGCAGGCGCGCTTCGACACCTTCTACGCCCGGCCGGAGACGGCGAGCTTCTGGAACCCGCCGCCCGGCGACCCTGGCGCCACGAACCTCTTCGCCGGCTCGGTCTACACCAAGGGCGCGATGACGCTGCACGCGCTGCGTACGAAGATCGGTGACCGGGCCTTCTTCGCCCTGCTCCGGGCCTGGTACGCGGCGAACCGGAACGACACGGTGACGACGGCCGACTTCGTCCGGCTCGCCGAGCAGGTGAGCCGGCGGCAGCTCGACGCCTTCTTCCAGACCTGGCTCTACACCCCGGGCAAGCCCGCCGTCTGGTGA
- a CDS encoding cellulase family glycosylhydrolase: MKRRIYAVASALFALVAAAAVSLFAVAPPAQAAAGFTVSGGRLLDARGNEFIMRGVSHAHTWYTSQTGSFADIKSLGANTVRVVLSSGGRWTQNSAGDVANVISLCKANRLICVLEVHDTTGYGEEGAAITLDQAVSYWISIQSALAGQENYVILNIGNEPFGNNETVSATWPTATRNAITRLRDAGFDHTIMVDAPNWGQDWRFVMRDNAQSVFNSDPDRNTVFSIHMYGVFDTAAEITDYLGRFRSANLPIVVGEFGHNHSDGNPDEDTIMSYAQQNGIGYIGWSWSGNGGGVEYLDMVTNFDVSQLTSWGQRIFNGANGIRQTAREATVYGGGTPTTRPPTTPPTTRPPTTPPTTRPPTTTPPAGTRGCTASYAVTGQWQGGFQAEVRVTAGSTAIGGWTVSWTFANGQQVNQSWNATLSNSGSSVTARNVSYNGSLGAGASTAFGFLGSWNGTNSAPSPSCTAS, translated from the coding sequence ATGAAAAGACGAATCTACGCGGTGGCATCGGCGCTGTTCGCGCTCGTCGCCGCCGCCGCTGTCTCGCTGTTCGCGGTGGCGCCACCCGCACAGGCGGCGGCCGGCTTCACGGTCAGCGGCGGGCGACTCCTCGACGCCCGTGGCAACGAGTTCATCATGCGCGGCGTGAGTCACGCACACACCTGGTACACCAGCCAAACCGGTTCATTCGCCGACATCAAATCGCTCGGCGCGAACACCGTACGGGTGGTGCTGAGCAGCGGCGGCCGGTGGACCCAGAACAGCGCCGGCGACGTCGCGAACGTCATCTCGCTGTGCAAGGCCAACCGGCTGATCTGCGTGCTGGAGGTGCACGACACCACCGGGTACGGCGAGGAGGGCGCGGCGATCACCCTCGACCAGGCGGTCAGCTACTGGATAAGCATCCAGAGTGCCCTCGCCGGCCAGGAGAACTACGTCATCCTCAACATCGGCAACGAGCCGTTCGGCAACAACGAGACGGTGAGCGCCACCTGGCCGACCGCCACCCGCAACGCGATCACCCGGCTGCGCGACGCCGGCTTCGACCACACCATCATGGTCGACGCGCCGAACTGGGGTCAGGACTGGCGCTTCGTCATGCGGGACAACGCGCAGAGCGTCTTCAACTCCGATCCGGACCGGAACACCGTCTTCTCGATCCACATGTACGGCGTCTTCGACACCGCCGCCGAGATCACCGATTACCTCGGCCGGTTCCGCAGCGCCAACCTGCCGATCGTGGTGGGCGAGTTCGGACACAACCACTCGGACGGCAACCCGGACGAGGACACCATCATGTCGTACGCCCAGCAGAACGGGATCGGCTACATCGGCTGGTCGTGGAGTGGCAACGGGGGCGGCGTCGAATACCTCGACATGGTGACGAACTTCGACGTCAGCCAGTTGACCTCGTGGGGACAGCGGATCTTCAACGGGGCGAACGGCATCCGGCAGACCGCCCGGGAGGCGACTGTCTACGGCGGCGGCACCCCGACCACCCGGCCGCCGACGACCCCGCCGACGACCCGGCCGCCGACCACTCCGCCGACCACCCGGCCGCCGACCACCACCCCGCCGGCCGGCACCCGGGGCTGCACCGCCAGCTACGCCGTTACCGGACAGTGGCAGGGCGGCTTCCAGGCCGAGGTCCGGGTGACCGCCGGCAGTACGGCGATCGGCGGCTGGACCGTCAGCTGGACCTTCGCCAACGGGCAGCAGGTCAACCAGTCCTGGAACGCGACGCTCAGCAACAGCGGTTCGAGCGTGACCGCCCGGAACGTCTCCTACAACGGCAGCCTCGGCGCCGGGGCGAGTACCGCGTTCGGGTTCCTCGGGAGCTGGAACGGCACCAACAGCGCACCGTCGCCGAGCTGCACCGCCAGCTGA
- a CDS encoding LLM class flavin-dependent oxidoreductase has protein sequence MRVGIVILPDQRWSVAGRRWRQAEQWGFDHAWTYDHLGWRDLVDGPWFDSTGTLTAAATVTSRIRLGTLVASPNFRHPVHFARQVTTLDDVSNGRLLLGLGAGGIMFDSAVLGAEPLSPRRRADRFTEFTELLDLLLREDRVTWRGDFYAAVDARSNPGCVQTPRVPFVVAANGPRTLRLAARYGQGWVTTGIQDGDDQAAWWRSVAELAGRMDETLAAAGRDPDTLDRYLLLDSAPVFSLSSAAHFADAVGRAAELGFTDVVTHWPRESSWYAGDEAVLAEVATEVLPRLPGRS, from the coding sequence ATGCGCGTGGGTATCGTGATCCTGCCCGACCAGCGGTGGTCCGTGGCCGGGCGCCGGTGGCGCCAGGCCGAGCAGTGGGGCTTCGACCACGCCTGGACGTACGACCACCTGGGCTGGCGCGACCTGGTGGACGGGCCGTGGTTCGACTCGACGGGCACGTTGACCGCCGCCGCCACGGTCACCTCCCGGATCCGGCTCGGCACCCTGGTCGCCTCGCCGAACTTCCGGCACCCGGTGCACTTCGCCCGCCAGGTCACCACCCTGGACGACGTCTCCAATGGCCGGCTGCTGCTCGGGCTCGGTGCCGGCGGGATCATGTTCGACTCGGCGGTGCTCGGTGCCGAGCCGCTCTCCCCCCGGCGCCGCGCCGACCGGTTCACCGAGTTCACCGAACTGCTCGACCTGCTGCTCCGGGAGGACAGGGTCACCTGGCGGGGCGACTTCTACGCGGCGGTGGACGCGCGGAGCAATCCGGGCTGTGTCCAGACCCCCCGGGTGCCGTTCGTGGTCGCCGCCAACGGCCCGCGCACGCTGCGCCTCGCCGCCCGGTACGGCCAGGGTTGGGTGACCACCGGCATCCAGGACGGTGACGACCAGGCGGCGTGGTGGCGCTCGGTCGCCGAGCTCGCCGGCCGGATGGACGAGACCCTCGCCGCCGCCGGCCGCGATCCGGACACCCTGGACCGCTATCTCCTGCTCGACTCGGCGCCGGTCTTCTCGCTCTCCAGCGCCGCGCACTTCGCCGACGCGGTCGGCCGGGCCGCCGAGCTGGGCTTCACCGACGTCGTCACGCACTGGCCGCGCGAGTCGAGCTGGTATGCCGGGGACGAGGCCGTGCTGGCCGAGGTCGCCACCGAGGTGCTGCCGCGGCTACCGGGCCGGAGCTGA
- a CDS encoding sporulation protein codes for MVFKKMLSALGVGGPSVDTVLTNPNTRPGLMLDGQVNLRGGDAAADIEQVTVALVTRVEMEGGDSEYAGTMEFYRLPVSGAMRLEAKQELSIPFQLPMPWETPITDVYGQRLRGMTMGLRTELAVARAVDKGDLDAIAVHPLPVHERILEAFSQLGFRFKSADLERGHIYGVQQTLPFYQEIEFFAAPQYAHAIREVELTFVTNQHGVDVVIECDKRGGMFSGGQDTVGRYTAEHVGVDQVDWRQRVEGWLAQTVESYGRYGGGGHHYGHPGKHGGGHHGGHGMGGMVAGAALGMAGGMIAGEMLEDAFEGDFGEE; via the coding sequence ATGGTCTTCAAGAAGATGTTGAGCGCCCTCGGCGTCGGCGGTCCGAGCGTGGACACCGTGCTGACCAACCCGAACACCCGGCCCGGCCTGATGCTCGACGGACAGGTCAACCTGCGGGGCGGGGATGCCGCGGCCGACATCGAGCAGGTCACCGTCGCCCTGGTCACCCGGGTCGAGATGGAGGGCGGGGACAGCGAGTACGCCGGCACCATGGAGTTCTATCGGCTCCCGGTCAGCGGCGCGATGCGGCTGGAGGCCAAGCAGGAACTCTCCATCCCGTTCCAGCTTCCGATGCCGTGGGAGACGCCGATCACCGACGTCTACGGCCAGCGGCTGCGCGGCATGACGATGGGGCTGCGCACCGAACTCGCGGTGGCCCGGGCGGTGGACAAGGGTGACCTGGACGCGATCGCCGTACACCCGCTGCCGGTGCACGAGAGGATCCTGGAGGCGTTCAGCCAGCTCGGCTTCCGGTTCAAGAGCGCCGACCTGGAGCGCGGGCACATCTACGGCGTACAGCAGACGCTGCCGTTCTACCAGGAGATCGAGTTCTTCGCCGCCCCGCAGTACGCGCACGCGATCCGTGAGGTCGAGCTGACCTTCGTCACCAACCAGCACGGCGTGGACGTCGTCATCGAGTGCGACAAGCGCGGCGGGATGTTCAGCGGCGGGCAGGACACCGTCGGGCGGTACACGGCCGAGCACGTCGGCGTCGACCAGGTCGACTGGCGGCAGCGGGTCGAGGGCTGGCTGGCCCAGACGGTGGAGAGCTACGGCCGGTACGGCGGGGGCGGGCACCACTACGGGCACCCCGGCAAGCACGGCGGCGGCCACCACGGCGGGCACGGGATGGGCGGGATGGTCGCCGGTGCCGCGCTCGGAATGGCCGGCGGCATGATCGCCGGTGAGATGCTGGAGGACGCCTTCGAGGGCGACTTCGGCGAGGAGTGA
- a CDS encoding GntR family transcriptional regulator, protein MEVGPDDEIDSGAPLAPYRQLAAILAAQIQRGDWKPDRAIPSEAQLVQRYGIARATVRRAIALLVDEGVLYVVPQRGTYVRRAN, encoded by the coding sequence ATGGAGGTTGGCCCGGACGACGAGATCGACAGCGGCGCGCCGCTCGCGCCGTATCGGCAACTGGCCGCGATCCTGGCTGCCCAGATCCAGCGCGGCGACTGGAAGCCCGACCGGGCGATCCCGAGCGAGGCACAGCTCGTCCAGCGATACGGGATCGCCCGAGCAACCGTCCGCCGGGCGATCGCGCTCCTCGTCGACGAAGGTGTCCTTTACGTCGTCCCGCAGCGCGGAACCTACGTCAGACGCGCGAACTAG
- a CDS encoding DUF3237 family protein, with translation MRIVHCRALLAATTAAAVVGGGIAVATSAHAATGCRATYTISSQWNGGFGANVAVTNLGDPINGWQLTWSFTAGQQVGQLWNGTVRQAGAQVTVGNASWNGTLGTGAGASFGFNGSWNNASNPVPTDFALNGTPCTGSLTPSGTPSGTPSGPPGTPSATPTAPTSPTPSATPTTPPGGTEPTIVPDPSWNCGAAAGIVPPTRGRLVLRATAQLGAVHDVGVTQYGHRRLLDIRGGTFTGERVSGTLLGGGLDLELTLGNGAVELEQINVLRTSDGTLIYLRSCGVAPAGNSTVRIVPDFEAPNSSSYAWLNSGTFAGTRVVNTATNTLEFTVYDVSGVSPAEPRIQLTDPAGQPNQLWNCATGSGTRGATVFTETVTLGSSLSVGASKRGTRNIIPITGGTTSGRVTGSILSGGADYQLIGSNTTLDARYTLLTNDRELILVRNCGQFGRLVPTFEARAAGPYAFLNANTWLSSDPGSAPGGVSITFYERR, from the coding sequence ATGAGAATCGTCCACTGCCGGGCGCTGCTCGCCGCAACGACCGCCGCCGCCGTCGTCGGTGGTGGCATCGCCGTCGCCACCTCCGCGCACGCCGCCACCGGATGCCGGGCGACCTACACGATCTCCAGTCAGTGGAACGGTGGCTTCGGCGCCAACGTTGCCGTCACCAACCTCGGCGACCCGATCAACGGTTGGCAACTGACCTGGTCGTTCACGGCCGGACAGCAGGTCGGCCAGCTCTGGAACGGCACCGTCCGCCAGGCCGGTGCCCAGGTCACCGTCGGCAACGCGAGCTGGAACGGTACGCTCGGCACCGGCGCGGGCGCGTCGTTCGGCTTCAACGGCTCGTGGAACAACGCCAGCAACCCGGTGCCGACCGACTTCGCGCTCAACGGCACGCCCTGCACCGGCAGCCTCACCCCGTCCGGAACGCCATCCGGGACGCCGTCCGGGCCGCCCGGCACCCCGAGTGCCACGCCCACGGCGCCGACCTCGCCCACCCCGTCCGCCACCCCGACCACGCCACCAGGCGGTACGGAGCCGACGATCGTGCCTGACCCGTCATGGAACTGCGGCGCAGCCGCCGGCATCGTGCCGCCGACACGCGGCCGGCTCGTCCTGCGCGCCACGGCCCAACTCGGCGCCGTGCACGACGTGGGCGTCACCCAGTACGGCCACCGGCGCCTTCTCGACATCAGGGGCGGCACGTTCACCGGTGAGCGGGTCAGCGGCACCCTGCTCGGCGGTGGACTGGACCTCGAACTCACACTCGGCAACGGGGCCGTCGAACTCGAACAGATAAACGTCCTGCGTACCAGCGACGGCACCCTCATCTACCTGCGTAGCTGCGGTGTCGCGCCCGCCGGGAACTCCACGGTCCGGATCGTGCCCGACTTCGAGGCGCCGAACTCGAGTTCGTACGCCTGGCTGAACAGCGGCACGTTCGCCGGCACCCGGGTGGTGAACACCGCGACGAACACCCTCGAGTTCACCGTCTACGACGTATCCGGAGTCTCCCCGGCCGAGCCGCGGATCCAGCTGACCGATCCCGCCGGTCAGCCCAACCAGCTCTGGAACTGCGCGACGGGCAGCGGGACGAGGGGCGCCACCGTGTTCACCGAGACCGTCACGCTTGGCTCCAGCCTCAGCGTCGGCGCCAGCAAGCGCGGCACCCGCAACATCATCCCGATCACCGGCGGCACGACGAGCGGCCGGGTGACTGGATCGATCCTCTCCGGCGGCGCGGACTACCAGCTCATCGGCTCGAACACGACGCTGGACGCCCGCTACACCCTGCTGACCAACGACCGGGAGCTGATCCTGGTCCGCAACTGCGGGCAGTTCGGCCGGCTGGTGCCGACCTTCGAGGCCCGCGCGGCCGGCCCCTACGCCTTCCTGAACGCGAACACCTGGCTGAGTTCCGACCCGGGCTCCGCGCCCGGCGGTGTGAGCATCACCTTCTACGAGCGCCGATAA